One part of the Homo sapiens chromosome 19, GRCh38.p14 Primary Assembly genome encodes these proteins:
- the GTPBP3 gene encoding 5-taurinomethyluridine-[tRNA] synthase subunit GTPB3, mitochondrial isoform VII (isoform VII is encoded by transcript variant VII), whose protein sequence is MVHSPTCPHPCFLLVPASEPQFPHLQTPDPGDAVWNVRWALCTRRSSGAPAPGSGATIFALSSGQGRCGIAVIRTSGPASGHALRILTAPRDLPLARHASLRLLSDPRSGEPLDRALVLWFPGPQSFTGEDCVEFHVHGGPAVVSGVLQALGSVPGLRPAEAGEFTRRAFANGKLNLTEVEGLADLIHAETEAQRRQALRQLDGELGHLCRGWAETLTKALAHVEAYIDFGEDDNLEEGVLEQADIEVRALQVALGAHLRDARRGQRLRSGVHVVVTGPPNAGKSSLVNLLSRKPVSIVSPEPGTTRDVLETPVDLAGFPVLLSDTAGLREGVGPVEQEGVRRARERLEQADLILAMLDASDLASPSSCNFLATVVASVGAQSPSDSSQRLLLVLNKSDLLSPEGPGPGPDLPPHLLLSCLTGEGLDGLLEALRKELAAVCGDPSTDPPLLTRARHQHHLQGCLDALGHYKQSKDLALAAEALRVARGHLTRLTGGGGTEEILDIIFQDFCVGK, encoded by the exons ATGGTGCATTCTCCAACTTGTCCCCACCCATGCTTTCTTCTGGTCCCCGCctcggagcctcagtttccccatctgcaaactCCGGACCCTGGAGACGCTGTTTGGAATGTGAGATGGGC ATTGTGCACGCGCCGGAGCAGCGGCGCACCAGCCCCCGGCTCCGGCGCCACCATCTTCGCGCTAAGCTCTGGCCAAGGCCGCTGCGGCATCGCAGTGATCCGGACCAGCGGCCCCGCCAGCGGCCACGCCCTCCGAATTCTCACAGCACCCCGAGACCTGCCCCTTGCTCGCCACGCCAGCCTGCGCCTGCTCAGCGATCCCCGCTCCGGGGAGCCTCTGGACCGCGCACTGGTGCTCTGGTTCCCAG GTCCCCAGAGTTTCACCGGTGAGGACTGCGTGGAGTTCCACGTGCATGGAGGCCCGGCAGTGGTGAGCGGCGTCCTGCAGGCCTTGG GCAGCGTGCCAGGGCTTCGACCGGCGGAGGCAGGCGAGTTCACCAGACGGGCGTTCGCCAATGGGAAGCTGAACCTGACCGAAGTGGAGGGGCTGGCGGACCTTATCCACGCGGAAACAGAGGCGCAGCGGCGGCAGGCCCTCAGGCAGCTGGACGGAGAGCTGGGCCACCTCTGCCGTGGCTGGGCCGAGACCCTCACCAAA GCTCTGGCCCACGTGGAGGCCTATATCGATTTCGGCGAGGATGACAACCTGGAGGAGGGGGTCCTGGAGCAAG CCGACATCGAAGTACGGGCACTGCAGGTGGCCCTGGGTGCACATCTACGAGATGCCAGGCGCGGGCAGAGGCTCCGCTCAGGGGTGCACGTAGTGGTCACTGGACCCCCCAATGCGGGCAAGAGCAGCCTAGTGAACCTGCTCA GTCGGAAGCCTGTGTCCATCGTGTCCCCGGAGCCAGGGACCACCCGTGACGTGCTGGAGACCCCAGTCGACCTGGCCGGATTTCCTGTGCTGCTGAGCGACACGGCTGGGTTGCGGGAGGGCGTGGGGCCCGTGGAGCAGGAGGGCGTGCGGCGCGCCCGGGAGAG GCTAGAGCAGGCTGACCTCATTCTggccatgctggatgcttctgaCCTGGCCTCTCCCTCCAGTTGCAACTTCCTGGCCACCGTCGTAGCCTCTGTGGGAGCCCAGAGCCCCAGTGACAGCAGCCAGCGCCTCCTCCTGGTGCTGAACAAGTCGGACCTGCTGTCCCCGGAGGGCCCAGGTCCCGGTCCTGACCTGCCCCCGCACCTGCTGCTGTCCTGTCTGACGGGAGAGGGGCTGGACGGCCTCCTGGAGGCGCTGAGGAAGGAGCTAGCTGCAGT GTGTGGGGACCCGTCCACAGATCCCCCGCTGCTGACCCGAGCAAGGCACCAGCACCACCTCCAGGGTTGCCTGGATGCCCTCGGCCACTACAAGCAGTCAAAAGACCTGGCCCTGGCGGCAGAGGCGCTGCGGGTGGCCCGGGGTCACCTGACCCGGCTCACAGGTGGAGGGGGTACCGAGGAGATCCTGGACATCATCTTCCAGGACTTCTGTGTGGGCAAGTGA
- the GTPBP3 gene encoding 5-taurinomethyluridine-[tRNA] synthase subunit GTPB3, mitochondrial isoform III (isoform III is encoded by transcript variant III) — protein MWRGLWTLAAQAARGPRRLCTRRSSGAPAPGSGATIFALSSGQGRCGIAVIRTSGPASGHALRILTAPRDLPLARHASLRLLSDPRSGEPLDRALVLWFPGPQSFTGEDCVEFHVHGGPAVVSGVLQALGSVPGLRPAEAGEFTRRAFANGKLNLTEVEGLADLIHAETEAQRRQALRQLDGELGHLCRGWAETLTKALAHVEAYIDFGEDDNLEEGVLEQADIEVRALQVALGAHLRDARRGQRLRSGVHVVVTGPPNAGKSSLVNLLSRKPVSIVSPEPGTTRDVLETPVDLAGFPVLLSDTAGLREGVGPVEQEGVRRARESCNFLATVVASVGAQSPSDSSQRLLLVLNKSDLLSPEGPGPGPDLPPHLLLSCLTGEGLDGLLEALRKELAAVCGDPSTDPPLLTRARHQHHLQGCLDALGHYKQSKDLALAAEALRVARGHLTRLTGGGGTEEILDIIFQDFCVGK, from the exons ATGTGGCGGGGGCTTTGGACCCTGGCGGCCCAAGCGGCACGTGGGCCTCGCAG ATTGTGCACGCGCCGGAGCAGCGGCGCACCAGCCCCCGGCTCCGGCGCCACCATCTTCGCGCTAAGCTCTGGCCAAGGCCGCTGCGGCATCGCAGTGATCCGGACCAGCGGCCCCGCCAGCGGCCACGCCCTCCGAATTCTCACAGCACCCCGAGACCTGCCCCTTGCTCGCCACGCCAGCCTGCGCCTGCTCAGCGATCCCCGCTCCGGGGAGCCTCTGGACCGCGCACTGGTGCTCTGGTTCCCAG GTCCCCAGAGTTTCACCGGTGAGGACTGCGTGGAGTTCCACGTGCATGGAGGCCCGGCAGTGGTGAGCGGCGTCCTGCAGGCCTTGG GCAGCGTGCCAGGGCTTCGACCGGCGGAGGCAGGCGAGTTCACCAGACGGGCGTTCGCCAATGGGAAGCTGAACCTGACCGAAGTGGAGGGGCTGGCGGACCTTATCCACGCGGAAACAGAGGCGCAGCGGCGGCAGGCCCTCAGGCAGCTGGACGGAGAGCTGGGCCACCTCTGCCGTGGCTGGGCCGAGACCCTCACCAAA GCTCTGGCCCACGTGGAGGCCTATATCGATTTCGGCGAGGATGACAACCTGGAGGAGGGGGTCCTGGAGCAAG CCGACATCGAAGTACGGGCACTGCAGGTGGCCCTGGGTGCACATCTACGAGATGCCAGGCGCGGGCAGAGGCTCCGCTCAGGGGTGCACGTAGTGGTCACTGGACCCCCCAATGCGGGCAAGAGCAGCCTAGTGAACCTGCTCA GTCGGAAGCCTGTGTCCATCGTGTCCCCGGAGCCAGGGACCACCCGTGACGTGCTGGAGACCCCAGTCGACCTGGCCGGATTTCCTGTGCTGCTGAGCGACACGGCTGGGTTGCGGGAGGGCGTGGGGCCCGTGGAGCAGGAGGGCGTGCGGCGCGCCCGGGAGAG TTGCAACTTCCTGGCCACCGTCGTAGCCTCTGTGGGAGCCCAGAGCCCCAGTGACAGCAGCCAGCGCCTCCTCCTGGTGCTGAACAAGTCGGACCTGCTGTCCCCGGAGGGCCCAGGTCCCGGTCCTGACCTGCCCCCGCACCTGCTGCTGTCCTGTCTGACGGGAGAGGGGCTGGACGGCCTCCTGGAGGCGCTGAGGAAGGAGCTAGCTGCAGT GTGTGGGGACCCGTCCACAGATCCCCCGCTGCTGACCCGAGCAAGGCACCAGCACCACCTCCAGGGTTGCCTGGATGCCCTCGGCCACTACAAGCAGTCAAAAGACCTGGCCCTGGCGGCAGAGGCGCTGCGGGTGGCCCGGGGTCACCTGACCCGGCTCACAGGTGGAGGGGGTACCGAGGAGATCCTGGACATCATCTTCCAGGACTTCTGTGTGGGCAAGTGA
- the GTPBP3 gene encoding 5-taurinomethyluridine-[tRNA] synthase subunit GTPB3, mitochondrial isoform IV (isoform IV is encoded by transcript variant IV) yields MWRGLWTLAAQAARGPRRLCTRRSSGAPAPGSGATIFALSSGQGRCGIAVIRTSGPASGHALRILTAPRDLPLARHASLRLLSDPRSGEPLDRALVLWFPGPQSFTGEDCVEFHVHGGPAVVSGVLQALGSVPGLRPAEAGEFTRRAFANGKLNLTEVEGLADLIHAETEAQRRQALRQLDGELGHLCRGWAETLTKALAHVEAYIDFGEDDNLEEGVLEQGGSTWWWGRKTPHISPQRLPSLSLSACLLSPTADIEVRALQVALGAHLRDARRGQRLRSGVHVVVTGPPNAGKSSLVNLLSRKPVSIVSPEPGTTRDVLETPVDLAGFPVLLSDTAGLREGVGPVEQEGVRRARERLEQADLILAMLDASDLASPSSCNFLATVVASVGAQSPSDSSQRLLLVLNKSDLLSPEGPGPGPDLPPHLLLSCLTGEGLDGLLEALRKELAAVCGDPSTDPPLLTRARHQHHLQGCLDALGHYKQSKDLALAAEALRVARGHLTRLTGGGGTEEILDIIFQDFCVGK; encoded by the exons ATGTGGCGGGGGCTTTGGACCCTGGCGGCCCAAGCGGCACGTGGGCCTCGCAG ATTGTGCACGCGCCGGAGCAGCGGCGCACCAGCCCCCGGCTCCGGCGCCACCATCTTCGCGCTAAGCTCTGGCCAAGGCCGCTGCGGCATCGCAGTGATCCGGACCAGCGGCCCCGCCAGCGGCCACGCCCTCCGAATTCTCACAGCACCCCGAGACCTGCCCCTTGCTCGCCACGCCAGCCTGCGCCTGCTCAGCGATCCCCGCTCCGGGGAGCCTCTGGACCGCGCACTGGTGCTCTGGTTCCCAG GTCCCCAGAGTTTCACCGGTGAGGACTGCGTGGAGTTCCACGTGCATGGAGGCCCGGCAGTGGTGAGCGGCGTCCTGCAGGCCTTGG GCAGCGTGCCAGGGCTTCGACCGGCGGAGGCAGGCGAGTTCACCAGACGGGCGTTCGCCAATGGGAAGCTGAACCTGACCGAAGTGGAGGGGCTGGCGGACCTTATCCACGCGGAAACAGAGGCGCAGCGGCGGCAGGCCCTCAGGCAGCTGGACGGAGAGCTGGGCCACCTCTGCCGTGGCTGGGCCGAGACCCTCACCAAA GCTCTGGCCCACGTGGAGGCCTATATCGATTTCGGCGAGGATGACAACCTGGAGGAGGGGGTCCTGGAGCAAGGTGGGTCTACCTGGTGGTGGGGGAGGAAGACACCTCATATCAGCCCTCAAAGGCTcccctcactgtctctctctgcctgccttctCTCACCCACAGCCGACATCGAAGTACGGGCACTGCAGGTGGCCCTGGGTGCACATCTACGAGATGCCAGGCGCGGGCAGAGGCTCCGCTCAGGGGTGCACGTAGTGGTCACTGGACCCCCCAATGCGGGCAAGAGCAGCCTAGTGAACCTGCTCA GTCGGAAGCCTGTGTCCATCGTGTCCCCGGAGCCAGGGACCACCCGTGACGTGCTGGAGACCCCAGTCGACCTGGCCGGATTTCCTGTGCTGCTGAGCGACACGGCTGGGTTGCGGGAGGGCGTGGGGCCCGTGGAGCAGGAGGGCGTGCGGCGCGCCCGGGAGAG GCTAGAGCAGGCTGACCTCATTCTggccatgctggatgcttctgaCCTGGCCTCTCCCTCCAGTTGCAACTTCCTGGCCACCGTCGTAGCCTCTGTGGGAGCCCAGAGCCCCAGTGACAGCAGCCAGCGCCTCCTCCTGGTGCTGAACAAGTCGGACCTGCTGTCCCCGGAGGGCCCAGGTCCCGGTCCTGACCTGCCCCCGCACCTGCTGCTGTCCTGTCTGACGGGAGAGGGGCTGGACGGCCTCCTGGAGGCGCTGAGGAAGGAGCTAGCTGCAGT GTGTGGGGACCCGTCCACAGATCCCCCGCTGCTGACCCGAGCAAGGCACCAGCACCACCTCCAGGGTTGCCTGGATGCCCTCGGCCACTACAAGCAGTCAAAAGACCTGGCCCTGGCGGCAGAGGCGCTGCGGGTGGCCCGGGGTCACCTGACCCGGCTCACAGGTGGAGGGGGTACCGAGGAGATCCTGGACATCATCTTCCAGGACTTCTGTGTGGGCAAGTGA
- the GTPBP3 gene encoding 5-taurinomethyluridine-[tRNA] synthase subunit GTPB3, mitochondrial isoform V (isoform V is encoded by transcript variant V), with product MWRGLWTLAAQAARGPRRLCTRRSSGAPAPGSGATIFALSSGQGRCGIAVIRTSGPASGHALRILTAPRDLPLARHASLRLLSDPRSGEPLDRALVLWFPGPQSFTGEDCVEFHVHGGPAVVSGVLQALGSVPGLRPAEAGEFTRRAFANGKLNLTEVEGLADLIHAETEAQRRQALRQLDGELGHLCRGWAETLTKALAHVEAYIDFGEDDNLEEGVLEQADIEVRALQVALGAHLRDARRGQRLRSGVHVVVTGPPNAGKSSLVNLLSRKPVSIVSPEPGTTRDVLETPVDLAGFPVLLSDTAGLREGVGPVEQEGVRRARERLEQADLILAMLDASDLASPSSCNFLATVVASVGAQSPSDSSQRLLLVLNKSDLLSPEGPGPGPDLPPHLLLSCLTGEGLDGLLEALRKELAAVCGDPSTDPPLLTRARHQHHLQGCLDALGHYKQSKDLALAAEALRVARGHLTRLTGGGGTEEILDIIFQDFCVGK from the exons ATGTGGCGGGGGCTTTGGACCCTGGCGGCCCAAGCGGCACGTGGGCCTCGCAG ATTGTGCACGCGCCGGAGCAGCGGCGCACCAGCCCCCGGCTCCGGCGCCACCATCTTCGCGCTAAGCTCTGGCCAAGGCCGCTGCGGCATCGCAGTGATCCGGACCAGCGGCCCCGCCAGCGGCCACGCCCTCCGAATTCTCACAGCACCCCGAGACCTGCCCCTTGCTCGCCACGCCAGCCTGCGCCTGCTCAGCGATCCCCGCTCCGGGGAGCCTCTGGACCGCGCACTGGTGCTCTGGTTCCCAG GTCCCCAGAGTTTCACCGGTGAGGACTGCGTGGAGTTCCACGTGCATGGAGGCCCGGCAGTGGTGAGCGGCGTCCTGCAGGCCTTGG GCAGCGTGCCAGGGCTTCGACCGGCGGAGGCAGGCGAGTTCACCAGACGGGCGTTCGCCAATGGGAAGCTGAACCTGACCGAAGTGGAGGGGCTGGCGGACCTTATCCACGCGGAAACAGAGGCGCAGCGGCGGCAGGCCCTCAGGCAGCTGGACGGAGAGCTGGGCCACCTCTGCCGTGGCTGGGCCGAGACCCTCACCAAA GCTCTGGCCCACGTGGAGGCCTATATCGATTTCGGCGAGGATGACAACCTGGAGGAGGGGGTCCTGGAGCAAG CCGACATCGAAGTACGGGCACTGCAGGTGGCCCTGGGTGCACATCTACGAGATGCCAGGCGCGGGCAGAGGCTCCGCTCAGGGGTGCACGTAGTGGTCACTGGACCCCCCAATGCGGGCAAGAGCAGCCTAGTGAACCTGCTCA GTCGGAAGCCTGTGTCCATCGTGTCCCCGGAGCCAGGGACCACCCGTGACGTGCTGGAGACCCCAGTCGACCTGGCCGGATTTCCTGTGCTGCTGAGCGACACGGCTGGGTTGCGGGAGGGCGTGGGGCCCGTGGAGCAGGAGGGCGTGCGGCGCGCCCGGGAGAG GCTAGAGCAGGCTGACCTCATTCTggccatgctggatgcttctgaCCTGGCCTCTCCCTCCAGTTGCAACTTCCTGGCCACCGTCGTAGCCTCTGTGGGAGCCCAGAGCCCCAGTGACAGCAGCCAGCGCCTCCTCCTGGTGCTGAACAAGTCGGACCTGCTGTCCCCGGAGGGCCCAGGTCCCGGTCCTGACCTGCCCCCGCACCTGCTGCTGTCCTGTCTGACGGGAGAGGGGCTGGACGGCCTCCTGGAGGCGCTGAGGAAGGAGCTAGCTGCAGT GTGTGGGGACCCGTCCACAGATCCCCCGCTGCTGACCCGAGCAAGGCACCAGCACCACCTCCAGGGTTGCCTGGATGCCCTCGGCCACTACAAGCAGTCAAAAGACCTGGCCCTGGCGGCAGAGGCGCTGCGGGTGGCCCGGGGTCACCTGACCCGGCTCACAGGTGGAGGGGGTACCGAGGAGATCCTGGACATCATCTTCCAGGACTTCTGTGTGGGCAAGTGA